From the Nostoc sp. PCC 7107 genome, the window CTTTCATTTTGTGAATGCCTGAAGCTACAGCATCACCAGGAGTACCTAGAGCATTGTAGGTTTCGCGGAGACCATTCAAGCAGCGATCGTCCATAATGCTGGCATCACCCGCTAGTACAGAATAGGTGACATAACGTAGAATAAATCCTAAGTCACGAATACAAGCAGCTTGATTACGGTTATGGAAACAAGCACCACCAGCATTAAAAATTTGCGGACGTTCAGCAACTAAAGCCCGATAGGCATTAGCTACAATTGAAGAAGCATTACCATTGAGTCGGTTAACTATATCTAACCGCTTATTACTATCAGCAACCATTGCTGATAATGCGTTGATTTCTTCACCAGTAAGATATGAACCTTTTTTATCGGCTTGTTCAACTACTTTGGAAAAAGCGTCGAGCATTTTCTATTCCTCCTAAAGGTCATTCATTGCAGATATTTGATTAAGGCTATAGCAATTAATCTATTGAAAAAACTTTATTGCATCACAGAATAGATATTTCAAATTATGATTTGAAATAACAATAATTTTGCGGCAATCAACTATTCCCAAAAACAGCTAATTTTGCTGGTTTTTCTAATTGCTTTTAAAACCTTGTTCGTATTTTATATATTGGTTGAGTTACTTTATTCTTAAGTTTTGTAAAATAGTGTTACCCCATACATCTTTTTCGCTAAAGTATTGCTCTACAAAGCTTTTGCTGATGCTAAGTCAATATTTGCTTTACAATTAAACATTTTTGGATATATTACTTCATACAGTTTCTCAGCTTTTTTGAGCTAAGTAAAAAATACAACTTATATATCAGGGTTTTCTGACAGTATGACTTGTGGATGTGTTTTAGCACAGCAGGAATCAAGCTACTACTCAATACAAACTAAAAGCTGAAAATTCAAGCCTTTTAACTTTTAAGTTTTTATTTTTCTCTTTCATTGAGTGTTAGTAGTTTTTGAAAATTTTTAGATAGAATCTGTAACATATATCACAATATTTAATTTTTATTAGCTAAATAAAATGATTTTAATTTTAGGTAGCAGATATATTCTTAATTTACTTATAACTTTTTGTTTATGAGCATTTCATCCAGCATTGCTATTGCTTACTGCGATTTTTGGCAAAAATCAATAATGTAAGCTTTTGTAAAGCAACGTGAAGCAAAGTTAGAAAATTCTTTCGATTTTTTTAAAAAGAGATTGCTCCTCTGCGGCGCAAAACTTCTAGTAAGGTTGTAAAGCTTGGAGGTGGTGGTGCTGTTACCTCAATCCAATCTTCGGAAATAGGGTGCTGCAATTTTAGCCGCCAAGCGTGTAATGCTTGACCGGGAAGATTTACGCCGACAGAACGACCAGAACCATAAACAGGATCACCAACAATGGGATGTCCGATTTTGGCACTATGGACTCGAATTTGATGAGTACGTCCCGTTTCTAATTGAAAGTGAATTAATGTGTAGTTACCCAAACGCTCTAATACTTGCCAATGCGTAACTGCTGCGCGTCCACCTTCTTCTACAGGGACAACGGCCATTTTTTTGCGATCTTGGGGATGGCGACCAATGGGGAAATCTATCTTACCACTTTGAGTTTTTGGCGCACCGTAAACTACGCCTAAATATTCTCGCTGTGCGGTTTTAGCTTGAAGTTGTGCTTGCAAATGTTGATAGGCGATGTCAGTTTTGACAATAGCGATCGCACCTGTTGTATCCTTATCCAATCGGTGGACAATTCCCGGACGTTGAACTCCGCCAATACCGGGAAGGTTAGGACAGTGTGCCAACAAAGCATTTACTAGTGTGCCATCATAATGTCCCGGTGCAGGATGGACAACTAAACCAGCGGGTTTGTTGAGGATAAGTAACTGATCATCTTCATAAAGAATATCTAGAGGAATATCTTCCGCTTGTAGCTCTAGGGGTTGCGCTTCTGGTATTTGTAGAGTTATGCGATCGCCTGCTTTCACATTCACCTTCTTAGATGTGCAGACTTGATCGTTAACTTGCACATTACCCTGTTCGATAAATTGCTGAATGCGAGAACGAGAAATATCTGGTAATTCTTCCGCAAGATAACGGTCTAAACGTTGACTATTTTCTGAAACTTGTAAATTAAATTC encodes:
- a CDS encoding phycocyanin translates to MLDAFSKVVEQADKKGSYLTGEEINALSAMVADSNKRLDIVNRLNGNASSIVANAYRALVAERPQIFNAGGACFHNRNQAACIRDLGFILRYVTYSVLAGDASIMDDRCLNGLRETYNALGTPGDAVASGIHKMKDAAIEIANNSNGISKGDCSQLIAELANYFDRAASAVV
- a CDS encoding RluA family pseudouridine synthase, whose product is MQTEFNLQVSENSQRLDRYLAEELPDISRSRIQQFIEQGNVQVNDQVCTSKKVNVKAGDRITLQIPEAQPLELQAEDIPLDILYEDDQLLILNKPAGLVVHPAPGHYDGTLVNALLAHCPNLPGIGGVQRPGIVHRLDKDTTGAIAIVKTDIAYQHLQAQLQAKTAQREYLGVVYGAPKTQSGKIDFPIGRHPQDRKKMAVVPVEEGGRAAVTHWQVLERLGNYTLIHFQLETGRTHQIRVHSAKIGHPIVGDPVYGSGRSVGVNLPGQALHAWRLKLQHPISEDWIEVTAPPPPSFTTLLEVLRRRGAISF